ggttttgatgcgagaaaacagaaaacaaaagcaaaaaaaaaattccagctttgccggtcggcaaagctgggcaaaaaaaccccaggacagagtctttgccgactgcaatgggaggcagtcggcaaagaggtcaaacctttgccgactgcaactccgaaagcagtcggcaaagaacatttcaaaaaaaaaattctttctttgccgactgccgagctggcggccagtcggcaaataatttttgaaaaaaaaattctttgccgactgccgaggaacccgcagtcggcaaagcctgccgtcagggctgacggcgccacgtggctatgccgactgctggcgtggcagttggcaaaggatttgccgactgtgtgccacgtggcagtcggcaaatccgcctttgccgacccaggctttgccgactgctctttgccgactgccacgtggctttgcggtcggcaaagcctttgccgactgggtttatgcctttgccgaccggggcaagcagtcggcaaagaggcgtttTCCTGTAGTGAATTCAGGATGCTTGTGGTTGTGGGGGGAATCAGGGTGATGTGCCGTGGTAGACTGCATGcagcagtccttcgaggggttgCAGACTGCGGCCACTGCAAAGTTTGGATGGCGAATGAAGCATACAGGCAGCAGCAGCACGTCGCGTAATGATAGGCTACTTCATATCGACTACCTCTGGATAGCAGGCTGTAGCATACAAGACCGGACAACCCTGTGCGTGCATGCCATAGTGTTAGGCATGCAAATGGGTCAGAGTTACTAGACCCAAACACTAACCCTCCTATCAACCCACCAAATTCTTTATGGGTTTTGGATCAACCCAACCCACTCTGTCCTTGAGTACTTGTTCCACCAAAGAACACTACGAGTGCAGGACAAGAAACGAAGACGCGTGAGGAGAAAGAAGAAACGTTTTGGGTACCGGGTCGGTGGGTCACCCCATGAAACTCTACATCGCTACATAGTGTAGTGGTCCTTGTCCGACCCTATAATGCACGTCATTTTTTTTTGGCGCACCCATGGCTTCTTTGTCCTTTCAGAAATGATTCTGAACTCTAGAAACGCAGCGATGGTCCCAATTGCATGCGTCTGCCCCAAAAGCGAACTGAGCAAACGGCAGAGGAGGGGCTGACATCGTACTGCTATGCCATTTGTATTGAACCAACATCGTCCATCAGATTGCGCTACTAAGACACGTGTCCAACATCCAGCAGCGACGGCAGCTACCACCCACCGGTGGGCAGTTACCATCCGTTTCAGAATAAATAGTCTCAACTCTTAGATCAGAATGCCCTAACTGCACGTATGCACTTTGAACCGTATGTCTTATGGGATTGCCAAATCTTGTCCTCTGAAGAATACAAATTGGAGGTAAATAAATATATGATTGGAGGTAAATTCTCTTTGAACTGAAAACTGTGGAGCATTGCTCCCGAGCTATTTTATTAAAACTGAAGGGACCAAAATACAGAGCATTGTCCTCTAAAGCATgaaatatacaaaaaaaaagaataaattaaATTACCTGGATCGGATGATGCCTGATGGAATTGGACAGAGAGAGGCAATCAGCCAATCAGGCAAGCAGCACGTCCCTGGTTCTTGGCAGTTGGCACGAGCAGGCAAGCAGCAGGGCGCGCAGCGCAGGAGGCCAGGACGGCGGAGGCCTGAGCGCAGTACACAGCACGCCGGCAACGATTGGCGATGGCCAATGCCCAATTAGCCGATTGATCAAGGAAGGCAGGAAGCTACGGAACTACCTATATACAAAGGCTGCAAGCAGCGCCAAAGGAGAGAAAAAAATTGGAGGTAAATTAAACATTGATTATTTTTCGTAGATCAACAAAGGGAAGTAGGAGCAACTGGGCAAACGAACCGTACCTGGAACACCTGACGTGGACTCGTCGCTTGCGTAGGAGTCACGTACGTGGCTACGTGAGTTGGGCTTCCGGCCGCCGGCGACGTCGCAAGGGCCGACGACCGCGCATTGGAGCGACTCGGCGAGAAACAATTGAACCACCAAAATCACCGAACGTCCGATCGATGGAGAGGAGCGGCAGCGGCGTGCCGAATTCAGAAGGCAAACCTCTCGTAGGTTTTTCTTGACCGGGTCTGGTAGCTGTTACGATTCGTTGGGCCTTTTTTTGGCGTGCGTAACTCAGAAGGAAACATGTCGtaggtttctttttttttgaccGGGTCTCGTAGGTTCCTGTTACGAGATTTTTTTGAAGACATACCTGTTATGAGATTGGTTGGGCGTTTTTTTTTAGAATACGGAGTATACATGTATGGGATTAGACCCCTTTCTTACTATTGTTTTCTATTATTTATTAGCTTTCTATTATTTTTCTAAAATGATTAAAACAGCTTATGAGTGTTAATTAAATAAACAAAGTAAAATATTAGGCATGGGAAAAATTCGTAACAACCTGCAACACATAGGAACATATCTAATAGATGATATATATGGGGTTGGTCCCTTGGCCTCGAGGACCCAATGTGACCGCAGGTCGACCCCCCTTAGGACCGGGCCTGACTGGCGTTCTAGGAGACGACACATCTAGAGAGCCAACCGAAGGTTGCTGGCCAGGTGTGCCCGATCCAGATGACGATGATCGATCGATGGAGAGAGTCGCATGCATCTGTAACCAACATAACGTTCACATATGTTGTTGGGTCCTAGACAAAGAAAGGCCCACCAAATACTTTAGtctatagcaacacaaaaaaaccgtgGCAATAGTAACATGATATTGCATCCATTTAGGATTATAGTTGTAATAAGTACCTAACAATTGCAACGCCATAGAAGATTATTGCAACCCCCAAAAACCACGGCAATAGGAACATACTACTGCAACCATTTTAGAATTCTTGTTGTAATAACCACCTAGCAATTGCAGCACCACTGAAGACTATTGCAACCCAGAATAACCATGGCAATAgttacaagcaaaagcaaccaaatccaatatagttgcaataacaccaagtaattgcaaCGAAAAATCAATACTAATGCAACTCCAAAGCGCCATGGCAATAACGCCAATTAATCGTAAAATTCTAAAATGGTTGCAGTAGCAGACTCTTGCAACGACAAATCACACATATTGCAACACATTTAGTTCATTGCATTATAGGCACATATTGCCACCATTTCACAGAAATGTTGCAATACGACCCCCTATGGCAACCAAATTAGTAGTGTTGCAATCGTGTGGCGTGGCATTAGGAGGAAATCCTTGTAGTGAATGAATGATCCAAAATGAAGGAAATCATGCTTAATCTTcatagagcatctccaacagttcCCTAAATCCCTtcctaatccttggtttttatcaagatgagaaaaaacccctctccaacaactcctaatccatcctcctaatcttttagaacttgAGAAAAGTCACCCTgttccgcgtaaagttacgcgcttcCGAGTCACGCGTATCTTGTCTCTTCCGCACGTGTTTGTCGGCCAATCTAAAGTTGGAAGGGCGTGGAAAGGATAAAGAGTAGAAAAgagttcctgatgcaaatgtacaaggaaaaagaatatataaaagtggttaggataatttagaaatagtataggattcctgatgtaaaattgtcttctatattttaggagtggattattaaaaactcttggagatgacctTATTTATTCCTTCTAATATTTTTTTAGGAGTTGTAAAACTTCATATTTTTAGGAAGAAGATATTAGGAACTCGGTGTTTATCTTTCCAACTACTGAGTATATTCTCAAACCACTCCTCCACTTTCTTccaaattttttttctttatttcttaTAATGGAAAAAACTAAATAATTGATTGGAAGATTACCCGCTCTGCAGCAGAATTTATTGGACATCTCCAAAGCAATACAACCCCGCTTTTATGGAAATTTATTTTGAGACCTAACACCTCCTCGAATGCACACAAAGCAAGAGCTTCATATTATGAGCTTTCTTCAAGATCATGTTCATAAAAAGAATGGTGAAATATCCATATTTTTTTGAACTGTTTGTCTGCATATTATTGAATAGACGTGGTACTATACCATTGATCCACCAATCATCTTTCACCCTCTTTACGATGACTCTTAACATATCTGCGACAATATTAGAAAGGAGCATAAAAGGGATCTTCACaatattatatatatttgtcTATGTTTAAAATGTGAAAacagaattcaaattcaaataaaatggcaaaaaaaatattttttaaacaGAGGCGGGTGCCTTATAACGATCGCCTTCGTTAAAGCATATTAACATAGGCGGTCTCCTTAAGGCAGCCGTCAACGTTAATATGGTTGATGGAGGCGGCCAAGGCATCTGCCTCCGTAAAGCGCCATTAACGCATACACTTAATCGGAGGCGGATGCCCTGTCCGCCTCCGTCAAGCCATTTTGACCGCCTCCTTTAACGTAGGCACTAGTAGTGTTCATCACTCGCTTGAATAAGTACTAGCGACTGATGGCAGTCCGTCAGGCATGCACAACTCAACCTCCTATTTAGGCTTGATCCAGGCCATGCGAGACCATCCAAGGTCTTGTTTGGATACACTCGTATTGAGTGAATTGAGATGAAACTTATTTTAATTTTCATCTTCATCTCAATGCACTCCAACAGAGGTGGATTGAGATAATGAGTGTATCCGAATAAGCCCTGATGCATGAGTTGATCCACGCTAGCCAGACACGACTGTAGCCCGGTAGTGCGTGAGTTGGGCTGGGCCACCTAGTGCGACTTCCTCGCCGTGGCCCAGTTTCGCGTTCATTGCTTAACTCTGTGATACAGGATTAGGATCATCCTTTTGAGCAATGTTAACACAGCTCACCATAAAGTTGTCGAAGCAGAGAAGCAACCTCATGCTGCCGTAGCCGTTGCGATACTCCCCTGCACGCGCATTGGGCAGGCCCTCCCTCCGTCTTCGATGCCAGGAGACCCTCCTCATCGTGTAGGAGCAATGGTGCTTTGCTACCGATGCCAGGGAGAACAAGGCTGCAGCTACACGTCAGCTCCTGCGCTCTCAGGACTACGGTCCATGGAGATGTCGCACTCCTGTTAGGTGACTTTGTGGCTTGGAGTTGTTGTTGATTGGGCTGCGACCTGCCCTGCATGCGCTTCCGGCATCGGTAGCAAAACACCAAAAAGTACAGCCGCCTTCACAGCAAGCGAAAGTAGAGCGCTGTCCCTAAATGAATTAAGAGACCAGAAAAACCAACCTTTCGCCATCCTTTGGTCGTCAAGCAGAGGACAGAGGAGGCCCCTCATTCTGGACCTTTGGCTTGGCGGTGCGCGGGATGAGGGCAGAGACACATAGAGACATAACCATAGGGGGACGGTCCCTTACGCTGCAGCCTGGTAGTCGTTCGTTCCGATGCGAACTCGCCAAGCCAAGTGCCAACTGCCGAATTAGGCGGGATAGGCACTACCGTGGGCGCGGTAGGCGTCAGTAGGAAGGGGAACTGAGATTTGGGAAGCAGGGCTCTGGTAGTTGAGTCCCTTAATTCGTACTGCGGGAGGTACCTACAGACGTCAAGTAGCGCGTGTAATGTCCAACACAAACACAAGTCTATGGAAGGCTCACCTGAAATCACAAGTGCACAACAGTGTACACACAAACTAGTACGTTTTCCATAAAGACAAGGGAACTCTTTTTTTGGAAGACTACATAACATTAGGAGGAAAAGCAGCAGTACTATAAAGGGTACAAAAGAGACACGGCCGGAGAACCAGCTTTGATGTTCTCAACAGTAGTAATTAAGACGATACAACAATCACCGATATTTAACTGCAATTTGGAATTGGTTGGACCTCGAGCGCCTATCATTCTCAGCCTTCATCTGCTCAAGTACTGTATCGACGACTAGTGCATGATAGTCACCTCGACAGTGGAGCGTAACCTTTTTTAGGTTGGTCAAGTGTTCAATGCCAACGATGCTCCTCTCCGCCACATGTTTGGACCTGCCGTTAAAGCGAAGTTCAAGCATCTCAAGCATTGACATGGATCCTTCCTCAAACCGGATAACTTTGGGTAGATAACCTCCAAGTATCAGGTCCCTGAGGACCAGAAATTTGTGGCTGGTGCATGCAGCCAGCTCATCCCCACTGTAGCAGTCCCAGTACACGTACAATGTCTTCAGATTGGGCAGCATACACACGACGCCAAAGAGCTCATCACCGGTAAGGGTTGTAAGTAGCACAGTAAAACTAACAAGATGTGTGAGTGACCCGATCCATCTGGGCAACCCATTGATGATGTCACATGTGATCCGAAGGGTTCGGAGGAGTCGTGGTGGTGTTGGTAGGTGATGGAGAAAGTTTAGTATCTTGCCACCATCATTACTACTTCCATGTCGCCCGATACTGAGACACCGCAGGGAGTGCATCTTACTTATGGACagagcaagttctttgagaaCCTCCTCATCAATGGCCTTGTTGATGTCGATGGATAAGTCTAAGTCTTCTAGTTCCTCAAGTTCACCCACCTCTTGGGCAACTTTAGAGTCATTCCCAAGAGATACCCCACGCAGCACATGTAGAGCCTTCATTTTGTTTATTCCTCGGGGCATAGTCCACATACTACCCCAATGATTATCCTTGTTGGAGAACAGTATGTACTCAAGTTTCTCTAGCTTTGTGATAGTTTTTGGTAGTCCAGTAAGGAGTGTTGTCCCTAAATCCAGTGTCtgtaaatgctctagattcccgATCTGCCTAGGCACCTTGCTTATGTTTGTGGCCCTCAAGCTTAGGAACCTAAGTAGGTACAGATTGCAGGCGTACCTTACATGCTTGTTTGTTACTCCCTCACACTCTTCTAGGTCAAGCACCCTCAAGAGGACAAAGTTGCCTAGCTTTTTTAGGAGCTTGTGTTGCCCATGGAGCTGGAACATGCTCAATGATCGAACATGTTGTATGTTCAAATTATCCTCGCCTCGGCGGCCTTCAACATTTCTCTTTGCTATAGAATCTACACTTTCTACGTCAGCATGGATGGAGAGGCGACGGATCTTGTCATACAACATCCCCTTATACTGCCCTCCATGCAGGCTAAGAAAGTTAGCTTCCAAGGACTTGGACACCATGACCTCAAGAAGCATGTCATGCACCCTGTATGTTTGCGCCGTCCAGGCATAACCACCCAAATGGCCTGCTTCTTCAATCATGTTCCTACTCAAGAGTTCGTCCAAGTAAGACTCTGCAACCTCCCACATAGTCAACCCCCGCTTTTGATGAACCAATCCTTCAGCCATCCATCTGTTCAATAGTCGGCCCTTTCTGATCACATAGTCCTCTGGAAAAATGCTAAAGTACATCATGCAACCCTTGAGCTCATGTGGGAGGTGATTGTAGCTGAGTGTGACTATATGCTTCATCCCCTCAAGGGTAGGGTGGATCTCCATTTGAGAACCAAGTGATTTGCAGACTCTATCCCACTTATCTTTGCCTCCTGGTGATTTGTACCCTACCAAAACACTAGCAATGCTGATAATTGCCAATGGCAGCCCACCGCATTTTTTCAAGATGTCGCTCATTACATCT
Above is a genomic segment from Miscanthus floridulus cultivar M001 chromosome 3, ASM1932011v1, whole genome shotgun sequence containing:
- the LOC136543366 gene encoding disease resistance protein Pik-2-like, giving the protein MEGAAQTLLSNAGQLLSSEYQQLRGVGGDVAELRHELDAINALLIMQSEAEDGAVDRFLHVCMRQLREVAYDAEDCIDLYRLRIRSRPNDGVRAWLGRLLGTLPSRRRLACEIRALRARTLAISERQARFGVNRDALRRSPPLLPAPMTVSAPANDADRRHRLVGIAEQADKLAARLKAPVGDEGERKAVFSIVGFGGLGKTTLAMEVCRRLEAEFPWQGMVSVSQAFEPSRDLKVLLTNLLRQVVKPETADDRGIKEEAALGAIDHLDDNGLAKRLEELLVDKRYLVVIDDVWSVRAWEAIQSKLPENNKGSRIILTTRIETVANACSPASFSGLCIHKMEPLKLEDSKKLFISRVFGSMDVAYPKEFEDVMSDILKKCGGLPLAIISIASVLVGYKSPGGKDKWDRVCKSLGSQMEIHPTLEGMKHIVTLSYNHLPHELKGCMMYFSIFPEDYVIRKGRLLNRWMAEGLVHQKRGLTMWEVAESYLDELLSRNMIEEAGHLGGYAWTAQTYRVHDMLLEVMVSKSLEANFLSLHGGQYKGMLYDKIRRLSIHADVESVDSIAKRNVEGRRGEDNLNIQHVRSLSMFQLHGQHKLLKKLGNFVLLRVLDLEECEGVTNKHVRYACNLYLLRFLSLRATNISKVPRQIGNLEHLQTLDLGTTLLTGLPKTITKLEKLEYILFSNKDNHWGSMWTMPRGINKMKALHVLRGVSLGNDSKVAQEVGELEELEDLDLSIDINKAIDEEVLKELALSISKMHSLRCLSIGRHGSSNDGGKILNFLHHLPTPPRLLRTLRITCDIINGLPRWIGSLTHLVSFTVLLTTLTGDELFGVVCMLPNLKTLYVYWDCYSGDELAACTSHKFLVLRDLILGGYLPKVIRFEEGSMSMLEMLELRFNGRSKHVAERSIVGIEHLTNLKKVTLHCRGDYHALVVDTVLEQMKAENDRRSRSNQFQIAVKYR